A stretch of the Cryptosporangium minutisporangium genome encodes the following:
- a CDS encoding PadR family transcriptional regulator: protein MLEFAILGLLHEGPMHGYELRKRLTTLLGAFRAAISYGSLYPTLRRLQAGGWITEVEPDPDDVVTAPPLTGRRGRVVYKLTADGKERFAALLAGSGPETYDDEGFGVHFAFFSRTDAATRLRILEGRRRRVEERRDGLSQMLTRAGERLDAYTLELQRHGLESADREVRWINELIAKEQAGRTPSPRVGRPATSNSSVDSPPPGDRPDEEIPGSPTAAG from the coding sequence GTGCTCGAGTTCGCGATCCTGGGACTCCTGCACGAAGGTCCGATGCACGGGTACGAGCTGCGGAAGCGGCTCACGACCCTGCTCGGGGCGTTTCGTGCAGCCATTTCCTATGGATCGCTCTATCCGACCCTCCGGCGGCTCCAAGCGGGGGGCTGGATCACCGAGGTCGAGCCTGACCCCGACGACGTGGTCACCGCACCGCCGCTGACCGGGCGACGCGGTCGCGTGGTGTACAAACTGACCGCCGACGGCAAGGAGCGGTTCGCCGCCCTGCTCGCCGGATCAGGGCCGGAGACCTACGACGACGAGGGCTTCGGTGTCCACTTCGCGTTCTTCAGCCGCACCGACGCGGCCACCCGACTCCGGATCCTGGAAGGGCGCCGGCGACGGGTGGAGGAACGTCGGGACGGGTTGTCCCAGATGCTCACCAGGGCTGGTGAGCGGCTGGACGCCTACACGCTCGAACTCCAGCGCCATGGATTGGAATCAGCCGACCGGGAGGTCCGCTGGATCAACGAACTGATCGCCAAGGAGCAAGCGGGCCGCACGCCGTCACCACGTGTCGGGCGTCCCGCGACGTCGAACAGTTCAGTTGACTCCCCGCCGCCGGGTGACCGGCCGGACGAGGAGATCCCCGGCAGCCCGACGGCGGCCGGATAG
- a CDS encoding DUF5318 family protein — MRTQRQVVDYTLKRRALLREVFAGRVGALEVCDASPYLIRASKFFGEATETQCPVCRREPVWHVHYIYGDELRASAGQARPRAELAMLAMEYRAFDVYVVEVCRGCGWNHLVEKFTLGRDGLSHDDANRRRRTAD, encoded by the coding sequence GTGCGGACCCAACGGCAGGTCGTCGACTACACGCTGAAGCGCCGTGCGCTACTGCGTGAGGTCTTCGCGGGCCGGGTCGGCGCGCTGGAGGTCTGCGACGCCTCTCCGTACCTGATCAGGGCGTCGAAATTCTTCGGCGAGGCCACCGAGACGCAGTGTCCGGTCTGCCGGCGGGAACCGGTGTGGCACGTCCACTACATCTACGGTGACGAGCTCCGGGCGTCCGCGGGGCAGGCTCGCCCGCGCGCCGAACTGGCGATGCTCGCGATGGAGTACCGCGCGTTCGACGTCTACGTGGTCGAGGTCTGCCGCGGCTGCGGTTGGAACCACCTGGTGGAGAAGTTCACCCTGGGCCGCGACGGCCTCTCCCACGACGACGCGAACCGGCGTCGGCGTACGGCCGACTGA
- a CDS encoding transglycosylase domain-containing protein yields the protein MSYGHTPGGDGTPEVPARPSSGGTVYGGSSTPREGGTVYGGSSSGTGGTTYGSGAASSGTTYGSSASRGTTYGSGAASSGSRGTTYGSGGTTYGSSAASAPVSSGTTYGSSAATGTTYGSNTAVGDRPAGLGPRSRAAALEDDQDHLYPEIGGSPSNNPKVKRPGRRKKILIGIGVATAVCMLLGLTGGGVAYASVDLPSFPESSGTTQIQYADGGTFATFALENRVEVPLAKVPKYVQEAVIAVEDPDFKENSGVSFRGTARAVWGLVSGDDDAGGGSTITQQYIRNALNLTKSRSYSRKVKEIILARKLSSSWSKEQILKGYLNTIYFGRGAWGIQSASQAYFGKDVDKLTPAEGAVLAAVIKDPTNFDPSNKLASAQGRWGYVLDQMVKKDFIGQSERDAMTYPKVVDKKDVKRAGAWRSGSTGILGQKIEAELKKIGIKEQDINTGGLTVKTTISSRAQQAAKKASEKYVNDQTQGKEMATAMVSIDPKTGAVKAYYGGDRGYGNLDLASTAAPHPAGSSYKPYVLAKAIEEGYSIDSLWDGTSGQKFEDRDSPLKNSEDDNSCGKQCSLINATVKSLNTVYWALTLELGAKNVAKLAEKAGVKTLDGKKVDDIAAELNSGLGIGQYQVSVLEQAAGYATFANYGTYHEPYFIEEVKDSDGTVMWDRSMKAGQTVQAFSRDVGKDVSYVMQQVYDSTDKKISDGREAAIKTGTQQYRETDDNAHAWMCGYTPNLATAVWVGSGTDKDIRLIDKTTGKRVYGSGIPGKIWRDYMSTALQKVDKEDFESAPHRGDKAGNAPTAEPTPTPSENPDGENPDGGNGETPPWYEGGTPNPDLPSDDGNGDQGQTDNPDTGDGGYFNNQGG from the coding sequence ATGAGTTACGGCCACACCCCGGGCGGTGACGGGACTCCAGAAGTGCCTGCGCGTCCGTCGAGCGGTGGAACGGTGTACGGCGGATCGTCGACGCCTCGCGAGGGCGGGACCGTCTACGGCGGCTCGTCGTCGGGCACCGGCGGCACCACCTACGGGTCGGGTGCCGCCTCGTCCGGCACCACCTACGGCTCCTCGGCGAGCCGGGGCACCACTTACGGGTCCGGCGCCGCGTCCAGCGGTAGCCGCGGGACGACGTACGGCAGCGGGGGCACCACCTACGGGTCGAGTGCCGCGTCCGCCCCGGTCTCCTCCGGCACGACCTACGGCTCCTCAGCCGCCACCGGCACCACCTACGGCAGCAACACCGCCGTGGGCGACCGGCCAGCCGGTCTGGGCCCGCGCAGCCGGGCGGCGGCGCTCGAGGACGACCAGGACCACCTCTACCCCGAGATCGGCGGCTCCCCGTCGAACAACCCGAAGGTCAAGCGGCCGGGGCGTCGGAAGAAGATTCTGATCGGCATCGGGGTCGCGACCGCGGTCTGCATGCTGCTCGGCCTGACCGGCGGTGGCGTCGCCTACGCCAGCGTCGACCTGCCCTCCTTCCCGGAGAGCAGCGGCACGACGCAGATCCAGTACGCCGACGGCGGCACGTTCGCGACGTTCGCGCTGGAGAACCGAGTGGAGGTTCCGCTCGCCAAGGTGCCGAAGTACGTCCAGGAAGCGGTCATCGCGGTCGAGGACCCGGACTTCAAGGAGAACAGCGGCGTCTCCTTCCGGGGTACTGCCCGTGCCGTCTGGGGTCTTGTCTCGGGCGACGACGATGCCGGTGGTGGCTCGACCATCACCCAGCAGTACATCCGGAACGCGCTGAACCTCACCAAGAGCCGCAGCTACTCCCGGAAGGTCAAGGAGATCATCCTCGCCCGGAAGCTCTCGAGCAGCTGGTCGAAGGAGCAGATCCTCAAGGGTTACCTCAACACGATCTACTTCGGCCGTGGCGCGTGGGGCATCCAGTCCGCGTCGCAGGCGTACTTCGGGAAGGACGTCGACAAGCTGACGCCTGCCGAGGGCGCGGTGCTGGCCGCGGTGATCAAGGACCCGACCAACTTCGACCCGTCGAACAAGCTGGCCAGCGCCCAGGGCCGATGGGGCTACGTCCTCGACCAGATGGTCAAGAAGGACTTCATCGGGCAGTCCGAGCGCGATGCGATGACTTATCCGAAGGTCGTCGACAAGAAGGACGTCAAGCGCGCCGGCGCCTGGCGGAGCGGCTCGACCGGCATCCTCGGCCAGAAGATCGAGGCCGAGCTGAAAAAGATCGGGATCAAAGAGCAGGACATCAACACCGGTGGCCTGACCGTGAAGACGACGATCAGCAGCCGGGCCCAGCAAGCCGCGAAGAAGGCGTCCGAGAAGTACGTCAACGACCAAACCCAGGGCAAGGAGATGGCGACCGCGATGGTCTCCATCGATCCGAAGACCGGCGCGGTCAAGGCGTACTACGGCGGTGACCGGGGGTACGGAAACCTCGACCTGGCCTCCACCGCGGCGCCGCACCCGGCAGGGTCGTCCTACAAGCCGTACGTTCTGGCGAAGGCTATCGAAGAGGGCTACAGCATCGACTCGCTGTGGGACGGCACCTCGGGGCAGAAGTTCGAGGACCGCGACAGCCCGCTGAAGAACTCCGAGGACGACAACAGCTGCGGCAAGCAGTGCTCGCTCATCAACGCCACGGTCAAGTCGCTCAACACGGTCTACTGGGCGCTCACGCTCGAGCTCGGGGCGAAGAACGTCGCGAAGCTGGCCGAGAAAGCCGGCGTGAAAACGCTGGACGGCAAGAAGGTCGACGACATCGCCGCCGAGCTCAACTCGGGTCTCGGTATCGGTCAGTACCAGGTTTCGGTACTCGAACAGGCCGCCGGGTACGCGACGTTCGCCAACTACGGCACCTACCACGAGCCGTACTTCATCGAGGAGGTCAAGGACTCCGACGGCACCGTCATGTGGGACCGCTCGATGAAGGCCGGTCAGACGGTTCAGGCGTTCTCCCGGGACGTCGGCAAGGACGTCTCGTACGTGATGCAGCAGGTCTACGACTCGACCGACAAGAAGATCTCCGACGGTCGGGAAGCCGCGATCAAGACCGGCACGCAGCAGTACCGGGAGACCGACGACAACGCGCACGCGTGGATGTGCGGCTACACGCCGAATCTGGCGACCGCGGTCTGGGTCGGTAGTGGTACCGACAAGGACATCAGGCTGATCGACAAGACCACCGGCAAACGGGTCTACGGGTCCGGCATTCCGGGCAAGATCTGGCGCGACTACATGAGTACCGCGCTCCAGAAGGTGGACAAGGAAGACTTCGAGTCGGCGCCGCACCGCGGTGACAAGGCCGGTAACGCACCGACCGCGGAGCCGACGCCCACCCCGAGCGAGAACCCGGACGGCGAAAACCCGGACGGCGGCAACGGCGAAACGCCGCCCTGGTACGAGGGTGGCACGCCGAACCCCGACCTGCCCTCGGACGACGGCAACGGTGACCAGGGTCAGACCGATAATCCGGACACCGGAGACGGTGGGTACTTCAACAACCAAGGCGGTTAG